One window from the genome of Pieris rapae chromosome 8, ilPieRapa1.1, whole genome shotgun sequence encodes:
- the LOC110992038 gene encoding zinc finger protein 271 produces the protein MTSWEALQILQKPLTTVEKVGGIRCNLCKKIFKNKPDFDTHYTNHTGNKEVLYQCVICSKEFQRYSAFRGHCYTNHVIKNRYVCTQCDKFFSKQYNLQQHIELVHGPQCKACMQKFPSKKELHLHQIVYHNESMADNSCQVCQEEILTVEACKQHIDLHLSQVYTCPICQETILHKNMSADHLKKHFWKNDVDENNHEELVNQLTAIACGLCSMICPNREEFEAHFFRDHASKDVFYTCILCGKQFFKYSAFHTHVNRHYADGQFHCDTCEKTFPNLSELVYHVCECSEDYKKHKPYICFHCGNRYLLEHSLLKHITDSHNGFDLRCREPGCEQIFDKRRDLLLHSRHHDERVQSWCRICGQDFTSLPSCARHLEVHKKYLFACPLCSKSYAERSYLLKHLPTHFRAVLHVCKICGKIYDAKRRLLEHQKTHHEVKVHSCSRCPKTFAKKSHLLQHLNIHNKERDFLCVVCEKRFSCSPNLSKHQNRVHCVNSNRLVMRDARDEAETDPEIEHPKTDSSQNKDWFVYLNREMEANVIDEAVIEKESRLFESQGLSLRDKSEVERMEVDGNDFKVIFKEKCFGIASSSLSDVGNLTTDSVPLEYGPEIVSPGVDDYILPHIDPLLTILTDAIPDRPDPATPAPPAPPAPTQHIPDENQFSMAEPWDPPLITKIYSHFYDEYEEHNRLSVKTDIF, from the exons ATGACTTCATGGGAGGCTTTACAAATTCTTCAAAAACCATTAACCACAGTGGAAAAAGTTGGTGGTATTAGATGCAATTTATgcaaaaagatatttaaaaataaaccagaTTTTGACACTCACTATACAAATCACACTGGGAATAAAGAAGTTTTGTACCAATGTGTTATTTGTAGCAAAGAATTTCAAAGGTACTCAGCCTTCCGTGGCCACTGCTACACTAATCATGTCATCAAGAACAGATAtgt CTGTACACAATGTGATAAGTTCTTTTCCAAACAATACAACCTACAGCAACACATTGAACTGGTTCATGGTCCGCAATGTAAAGCATGCATGCAAAA atttcCATCTAAGAAAGAATTGCATTTACATCAAATCGTCTACCACAATGAAAGTATGGCTGACAACTCCTGTCAAGTATGTCAAGAGGAGATACTTACCGTAGAAGCATGCAAACAGCACATCGATTTGCATCTGTCTCAAGTCTACACATGTCCCATTTGTCAAGAAACAATTCTCCATAAGAATATGTCTGCCGATCATTTAAAGAAACACTTTTGGAAAAATGATGTTGATGAAAACAACCATGAAGAATTAGTTAATCAGCTAACTGCTATAGCTTGTGGATTATGTTCAATGATTTGCCCAAATCGTGAAGAGTTTGAGGCTCATTTTTTTCGTGATCATGCTAGCAAAGATGTTTTTTACACCTGCATTTTATGTGGcaaacagttttttaaatattccgcATTCCACACGCACGTCAATCGCCATTATGCTGATGGCCAATTTCA cTGTGATACATGCGAAAAAACATTCCCGAACCTCTCCGAGCTCGTGTACCATGTGTGTGAATGCAGTGAAGATTACAAAAAACACAAACCATACATATGTTTCCACTGTGGCAACAGATATCTCCTTGAGCACTCGCTCCTGAAACACATCACCGATTCCCACAATGGATTCGATTTACGATGCCGGGAACCTGGATGTGAACAGAT CTTCGACAAACGTCGGGACCTCCTGCTGCACTCTCGGCATCACGACGAGCGCGTTCAGAGCTGGTGCCGCATTTGCGGCCAAGACTTTACTTCGTTACCGTCCTGCGCGAGGCACCTCGAGGTCCACAAGAAGTATCTCTTTGCGTGTCCTCTCTGCAGCAAGTCTTACGCCGAAAGGTCGTACCTTCTCAAACATCTCCCCACTCACTTCAGAGCCGTGCTCCACGTGTGCAAG ATCTGTGGAAAGATTTACGATGCGAAACGAAGGCTCCTCGAGCATCAGAAGACTCACCACGAAGTCAAAGTTCACAGCTGTTCACGATGCCCCAAAACTTTCGCTAAAAAATCCCATCTGCTGCAGCATCTCAACATTCACAATAAGGAAAGAGACTTCCTGTGCGTCGTGTGCGAGAAGAGATTCTCTTGCTCGCCAAATCTGTCGAAACATCAAAACAGAGTTCACTGCGTCAATTCAAACCGATTGGTGATGCGGGACGCTCGAGACGAAGCGGAAACTGATCCCGAAATTGAACATCCGAAAACGGACTCCTCGCAAAACAAAGATTGGTTCGTCTACCTGAACCGAGAGATGGAGGCCAACGTCATCGACGAAGCGGTCATAGAGAAGGAATCCCGACTCTTCGAAAGCCAAGGGCTCTCTCTTCGAGATAAGAGCGAGGTCGAACGCATGGAGGTCGATGGAAatgattttaaagttattttcaaagaaaagtGTTTCGGGATCGCATCGAGCTCTTTGTCTG ATGTAGGAAATTTGACAACGGACTCTGTTCCCCTGGAGTACGGCCCGGAGATCGTGTCTCCCGGCGTGGACGACTATATTCTTCCGCACATAGACCCCTTGCTCACGATACTGACGGATGCGATCCCCGACCGACCGGACCCCGCGACCCCCGCGCCCCCCGCACCCCCCGCACCCACTCAACACATTCCCGACGAGAACCAGTTCTCCATGGCCGAGCCGTGGGATCCTCCCCTCATCACCAAAATATACTCGCACTTCTACGACGAGTACGAAGAACACAACCGTCTGTCTGTGAAGAcggacatattttaa
- the LOC110992032 gene encoding mitochondrial protein C2orf69 homolog isoform X2, with protein sequence MLPLRLRRVSGHEGRENDILFHPPRSKPPTPETLVFFGGDVQDYEEVMQAHRDNRNYVTWSLENTARLLSEHFPTKHIVVVRPARIEYKSFSCYDNFVPSSNAGVPEHTPTHSALHHLEKLLREVGSRVKAMPVRQLCEAVVSLFSDDVQQSCSRNDSDSNGGAKCDAVKGESDDDDTQASAAVRWREGLLLAESKVSVMGFSKGCVVLNQFIYEFHYAKTLTPWDKHMCRFIERIQSMWWLDGGHAGGKNTWITARSLLETLARLDVNVYVHVSPYQVNDEGRPWIGREEKTFSSLLHRLGAKIERYVHAEGGTRYSLITHFNVLANFKQVQDSRSPDPHDVSDDEN encoded by the exons ATGTTGCCTCTTCGGCTGCGTCGCGTAAGTGGACACGAGGGCCGTGAGAATGACATATTGTTTCACCCGCCACGCTCGAAGCCACCGACGCCTGAGACGTTGGTGTTTTTCGGTGGAGATGTGCAG GATTACGAGGAGGTTATGCAAGCCCACCGTGATAACAGGAACTACGTGACATGGAGTCTGGAGAACACGGCGCGTCTGCTGAGCGAACACTTTCCGACCAAACACATCGTAGTCGTGAGACCGGCTCG CATAGAGTACAAGAGCTTCAGCTGCTATGACAACTTCGTCCCCAGCAGCAACGCCGGAGTTCCCGAACACACGCCCACGCACAGTGCGCTGCACCACCTCGAGAA ATTGCTCCGAGAGGTGGGCAGCAGAGTAAAGGCGATGCCGGTGAGGCAGTTGTGTGAGGCCGTGGTCTCTCTCTTCTCGGATGATGTCCAGCAG AGCTGTAGTCGGAATGATAGCGACTCAAACGGCGGAGCTAAATGTGATGCAGTTAAAGGAGAGAGCGACGACGATGACACGCA AGCCTCCGCAGCCGTGAGATGGCGCGAAGGCCTCCTGTTGGCCGAGAGCAAGGTGTCGGTGATGGGCTTCAGCAAGGGCTGCGTGGTGCTGAACCAGTTCATCTACGAGTTCCACTACGCCAAGACTCTCACGCCCTGGGACAAGCACATGTGCAG GTTCATAGAACGCATCCAATCCATGTGGTGGCTGGACGGAGGCCACGCCGGAGGGAAGAACACCTGGATCACGGCTCGCAGTCTGCTGGAGACGCTGGCGCGACTCG ACGTAAACGTATACGTGCACGTCAGTCCGTATCAAGTGAACGACGAAGGCCGACCTTGGATCGGAAGAGAAGAGAAGACTTTCAGCTCCTTACTTCACAGGCTCGGGGCTAAG ATCGAGCGGTACGTGCACGCAGAGGGCGGCACCCGCTACTCGCTGATCACGCACTTCAACGTGCTCGCCAACTTCAAACAGGTGCAGGACTCGCGCTCGCCCGACCCTCACGACGTGTCCGACGATGAAAACTAA
- the LOC110992032 gene encoding mitochondrial protein C2orf69 homolog isoform X1, whose product MLPLRLRRVSGHEGRENDILFHPPRSKPPTPETLVFFGGDVQDYEEVMQAHRDNRNYVTWSLENTARLLSEHFPTKHIVVVRPARHVHVTSIEYKSFSCYDNFVPSSNAGVPEHTPTHSALHHLEKLLREVGSRVKAMPVRQLCEAVVSLFSDDVQQSCSRNDSDSNGGAKCDAVKGESDDDDTQASAAVRWREGLLLAESKVSVMGFSKGCVVLNQFIYEFHYAKTLTPWDKHMCRFIERIQSMWWLDGGHAGGKNTWITARSLLETLARLDVNVYVHVSPYQVNDEGRPWIGREEKTFSSLLHRLGAKIERYVHAEGGTRYSLITHFNVLANFKQVQDSRSPDPHDVSDDEN is encoded by the exons ATGTTGCCTCTTCGGCTGCGTCGCGTAAGTGGACACGAGGGCCGTGAGAATGACATATTGTTTCACCCGCCACGCTCGAAGCCACCGACGCCTGAGACGTTGGTGTTTTTCGGTGGAGATGTGCAG GATTACGAGGAGGTTATGCAAGCCCACCGTGATAACAGGAACTACGTGACATGGAGTCTGGAGAACACGGCGCGTCTGCTGAGCGAACACTTTCCGACCAAACACATCGTAGTCGTGAGACCGGCTCG GCACGTTCACGTCACCAGCATAGAGTACAAGAGCTTCAGCTGCTATGACAACTTCGTCCCCAGCAGCAACGCCGGAGTTCCCGAACACACGCCCACGCACAGTGCGCTGCACCACCTCGAGAA ATTGCTCCGAGAGGTGGGCAGCAGAGTAAAGGCGATGCCGGTGAGGCAGTTGTGTGAGGCCGTGGTCTCTCTCTTCTCGGATGATGTCCAGCAG AGCTGTAGTCGGAATGATAGCGACTCAAACGGCGGAGCTAAATGTGATGCAGTTAAAGGAGAGAGCGACGACGATGACACGCA AGCCTCCGCAGCCGTGAGATGGCGCGAAGGCCTCCTGTTGGCCGAGAGCAAGGTGTCGGTGATGGGCTTCAGCAAGGGCTGCGTGGTGCTGAACCAGTTCATCTACGAGTTCCACTACGCCAAGACTCTCACGCCCTGGGACAAGCACATGTGCAG GTTCATAGAACGCATCCAATCCATGTGGTGGCTGGACGGAGGCCACGCCGGAGGGAAGAACACCTGGATCACGGCTCGCAGTCTGCTGGAGACGCTGGCGCGACTCG ACGTAAACGTATACGTGCACGTCAGTCCGTATCAAGTGAACGACGAAGGCCGACCTTGGATCGGAAGAGAAGAGAAGACTTTCAGCTCCTTACTTCACAGGCTCGGGGCTAAG ATCGAGCGGTACGTGCACGCAGAGGGCGGCACCCGCTACTCGCTGATCACGCACTTCAACGTGCTCGCCAACTTCAAACAGGTGCAGGACTCGCGCTCGCCCGACCCTCACGACGTGTCCGACGATGAAAACTAA
- the LOC110992032 gene encoding mitochondrial protein C2orf69 homolog isoform X3 → MLPLRLRRVSGHEGRENDILFHPPRSKPPTPETLVFFGGDVQDYEEVMQAHRDNRNYVTWSLENTARLLSEHFPTKHIVVVRPARHVHVTSIEYKSFSCYDNFVPSSNAGVPEHTPTHSALHHLEKLLREVGSRVKAMPVRQLCEAVVSLFSDDVQQSCSRNDSDSNGGAKCDAVKGESDDDDTQASAAVRWREGLLLAESKVSVMGFSKGCVVLNQFIYEFHYAKTLTPWDKHMCRFIERIQSMWWLDGGHAGGKNTWITARSLLETLARLDVNVYVHVSPYQVNDEGRPWIGREEKTFSSLLHRLGAKLMRVLASQCVRRSSGTCTQRAAPATR, encoded by the exons ATGTTGCCTCTTCGGCTGCGTCGCGTAAGTGGACACGAGGGCCGTGAGAATGACATATTGTTTCACCCGCCACGCTCGAAGCCACCGACGCCTGAGACGTTGGTGTTTTTCGGTGGAGATGTGCAG GATTACGAGGAGGTTATGCAAGCCCACCGTGATAACAGGAACTACGTGACATGGAGTCTGGAGAACACGGCGCGTCTGCTGAGCGAACACTTTCCGACCAAACACATCGTAGTCGTGAGACCGGCTCG GCACGTTCACGTCACCAGCATAGAGTACAAGAGCTTCAGCTGCTATGACAACTTCGTCCCCAGCAGCAACGCCGGAGTTCCCGAACACACGCCCACGCACAGTGCGCTGCACCACCTCGAGAA ATTGCTCCGAGAGGTGGGCAGCAGAGTAAAGGCGATGCCGGTGAGGCAGTTGTGTGAGGCCGTGGTCTCTCTCTTCTCGGATGATGTCCAGCAG AGCTGTAGTCGGAATGATAGCGACTCAAACGGCGGAGCTAAATGTGATGCAGTTAAAGGAGAGAGCGACGACGATGACACGCA AGCCTCCGCAGCCGTGAGATGGCGCGAAGGCCTCCTGTTGGCCGAGAGCAAGGTGTCGGTGATGGGCTTCAGCAAGGGCTGCGTGGTGCTGAACCAGTTCATCTACGAGTTCCACTACGCCAAGACTCTCACGCCCTGGGACAAGCACATGTGCAG GTTCATAGAACGCATCCAATCCATGTGGTGGCTGGACGGAGGCCACGCCGGAGGGAAGAACACCTGGATCACGGCTCGCAGTCTGCTGGAGACGCTGGCGCGACTCG ACGTAAACGTATACGTGCACGTCAGTCCGTATCAAGTGAACGACGAAGGCCGACCTTGGATCGGAAGAGAAGAGAAGACTTTCAGCTCCTTACTTCACAGGCTCGGGGCTAAG CTAATGAGAGTTCTCGCCTCGCAATGTGTGCGCAGATCGAGCGGTACGTGCACGCAGAGGGCGGCACCCGCTACTCGCTGA
- the LOC110992031 gene encoding TWiK family of potassium channels protein 7 yields MDRQNIHSSVHSSFRSRDSTSSTRSDPREKIKDCLRKFIAFMFTQVGVGALVVCYAILGAAGFMHIEKDSPDEQLENVKQWRQSCVEQLWNITNRYNVLNQTQWIYNSNHVLKIFQNNISNAIHQGYTGRTPEDIWSFPAALMYSLSVFTMIGYGNVVPKTAWGKVSTIAYACFGIPIYILYFCNMGKVLAQSFKWLYITAHECSRREDALIEDGEMQPIKRKVTVPSTACLWVISFYILSGTIMFGAWEKWNYLDSTYFCVISLCKIGFGDFVPGANIADSAEGSHLKLVINFIYVLLGMGLVAMCYNLMCEDVQVKVRELREELKNCLDDITLKITVCMNDTKYYHQRQTRNVK; encoded by the coding sequence ATGGACCGTCAAAACATTCATTCTAGTGTCCATAGCTCTTTCAGAAGTCGAGATTCTACTTCTTCCACGAGAAGTGATCCTCGGGAAAAGATTAAGGATTGCCTTCGAAAATTTATAGCGTTTATGTTCACCCAAGTGGGTGTTGGTGCACTTGTTGTATGCTATGCAATACTAGGAGCTGCTGGTTTCATGCATATAGAAAAAGATAGCCCAGATGAGCAATTAGAAAATGTGAAACAGTGGAGGCAAAGTTGTGTTGAGCAGCTCTGGAATATTACCAACAGATATAATGTACTCAATCAAACACAATGGATATACAACAGCAACCATGTCctaaaaatattccaaaacaatatttcaaatgCTATTCATCAAGGTTACACTGGACGCACACCTGAAGACATTTGGTCTTTCCCTGCAGCCCTTATGTACTCCCTATCTGTTTTTACAATGATTGGGTATGGAAATGTAGTGCCAAAAACTGCTTGGGGCAAAGTCAGCACAATAGCATATGCCTGTTTTGGAATAccaatttatatactttatttctgCAATATGGGAAAGGTATTAGCTCAGTCATTTAAATGGTTATACATCACAGCACATGAGTGTAGCCGACGAGAAGATGCATTGATTGAGGATGGAGAAATGCAaccaataaaaagaaaagtcACTGTTCCTTCCACAGCATGCCTGTGGgttatatcattttatatactatcAGGAACAATAATGTTTGGTGCCTGGGAGAAGTGGAACTATTTAGATTCAACATATTTCTGTGTTATTAGTCTGTGTAAAATTGGATTTGGTGACTTTGTACCTGGTGCAAATATTGCAGATTCTGCTGAAGGGTCACACTTGAAGCTCGTTATTAACTTCATATATGTTCTTCTTGGCATGGGGCTTGTTGCGATGTGCTATAACTTAATGTGTGAGGATGTACAGGTCAAAGTGCGAGAACTACGAGAAGAATTGAAGAACTGCTTGGATGATATAACTCTGAAGATAACTGTGTGTATGAATGACACTAAGTATTATCATCAGCGTCAAACAAGAAATGTTAAATGA